In Nostoc sp. CENA543, a single genomic region encodes these proteins:
- a CDS encoding transposase translates to MSVFLAELLGKKENTVRQQLREWLRDGEDKTKAKTGRATLDVTLCFRPLLLWILSLWPESEKRLALAADATTLSDRFTVLAISVVYRGCGIPIAWKIVEATKPGSWKPHWQKLFNDISETIPADWFVIVTTDRGLYADWLYQQIQSLGWHPFMRINQIGQFKPQGMESWQPINTLVTEVGQSFSGLVTCFKTNSVKCTLLARHDEGYADPWLILTDLPPEIADACWYTMRCWIECLFKDGKRGGFCWHRTKITHPKRAERHWLAMAVATLWQVSVGGEVDANLPISSLDELPPTHVARRNFKHSVVHRCLSCFRRGFLVIKAAVLNREPLPIGSFFPQPWPNLTPQLHVLKITLSTA, encoded by the coding sequence GTGTCAGTATTTTTAGCAGAGCTATTGGGGAAAAAAGAAAATACAGTACGTCAGCAACTTAGAGAATGGTTAAGAGACGGGGAAGATAAAACAAAAGCAAAAACAGGACGGGCAACACTAGATGTAACATTGTGTTTTAGACCATTGTTGTTATGGATTCTGAGCTTGTGGCCAGAATCGGAAAAACGTCTAGCATTAGCTGCGGATGCCACAACATTGAGTGATAGATTTACAGTGTTAGCGATTAGTGTTGTTTATCGAGGTTGCGGAATCCCGATTGCTTGGAAAATAGTGGAGGCAACTAAACCAGGAAGTTGGAAACCACACTGGCAAAAACTCTTTAACGACATCAGTGAGACTATACCAGCTGATTGGTTTGTCATAGTGACAACAGACCGTGGACTTTATGCTGACTGGCTATATCAACAAATTCAATCCCTCGGTTGGCATCCATTTATGCGAATTAACCAAATTGGACAGTTCAAACCACAAGGAATGGAATCTTGGCAACCCATAAATACTCTTGTCACAGAAGTTGGTCAGTCGTTCTCTGGTTTAGTTACTTGTTTCAAAACTAACTCTGTCAAATGTACTTTGTTAGCTCGTCATGACGAGGGTTATGCTGACCCTTGGTTAATTCTCACCGATTTACCACCGGAAATTGCGGATGCTTGCTGGTATACCATGCGCTGTTGGATTGAGTGTCTGTTTAAAGATGGTAAACGCGGCGGTTTTTGTTGGCATCGTACCAAGATTACTCACCCCAAACGCGCCGAGAGACATTGGTTAGCGATGGCTGTTGCTACTCTGTGGCAAGTTAGCGTTGGTGGAGAAGTTGATGCCAATCTACCCATTAGTAGTCTAGATGAGCTCCCACCCACTCATGTTGCTCGACGCAATTTCAAACATAGTGTTGTCCATCGTTGCTTGAGTTGTTTTCGCCGTGGATTTTTAGTCATTAAGGCTGCTGTTCTCAATCGAGAGCCATTACCTATCGGTAGCTTTTTCCCTCAGCCTTGGCCTAACTTGACTCCACAACTTCATGTCTTGAAAATCACTCTCTCTACTGCCTGA
- a CDS encoding HlyD family secretion protein produces the protein MTQTAPNPPENLTDAALPQKPQHRKPPIPLLIGGLLLVGGIGYAVWRSQPQGLANALKVSGRIEGYETEIGVKRAGRIESITVREGAAVKQGQELIKLDDTEDQLLQEQLRGAEARVTSAEYDEQQAVADVERVAREIQEINSQINEAKLNWRQSQGDSTGKIEQAQSNVAAAQATLVQAQAQVKQAAAEVNLAKINRDRYAQLVKEGAINQQQFDQAQTTLDTAIATLEARQAAVNAERQQLSAALGALKQANTTNLNPDIRNSQLVALVRRQQQSYAQLKSAQAKVKSAQAKVRDAQASKQQILTQIADSKKDLNVVSPLDGVVTARSVEPGAVVSSQTNILTIVDPKTVYFRGFIPEGDIGKVRLGQTAKIFIDSAPDKPLTGKVIAIDPQASFTPENIYFQKDRVRQVVGVRVAVENPDGCFNPENPYTDSNSPCAKMGMPADAEIDLQATES, from the coding sequence ATGACGCAGACTGCCCCAAACCCACCGGAAAATCTCACTGATGCTGCTTTACCCCAGAAACCGCAGCACCGCAAACCACCAATACCTTTATTGATTGGCGGATTACTTTTAGTAGGTGGTATTGGCTATGCTGTATGGCGTAGTCAACCCCAAGGTTTAGCCAATGCACTCAAAGTTAGTGGTCGCATTGAAGGTTACGAAACTGAAATTGGGGTGAAGCGTGCAGGTAGAATTGAGTCAATTACTGTACGGGAAGGGGCAGCAGTTAAGCAGGGACAGGAATTAATTAAATTAGATGACACAGAAGACCAATTACTGCAAGAACAACTGCGCGGGGCAGAAGCAAGAGTAACATCGGCTGAGTATGATGAACAACAGGCTGTTGCCGATGTTGAGCGAGTTGCCAGAGAAATTCAAGAAATTAACAGTCAAATTAACGAAGCAAAACTCAATTGGCGACAATCCCAAGGGGATAGTACAGGCAAAATTGAGCAAGCACAATCTAATGTTGCAGCTGCCCAAGCCACATTAGTGCAAGCACAAGCGCAAGTTAAGCAAGCCGCCGCCGAAGTTAATTTAGCAAAAATTAATCGCGATCGCTATGCCCAATTAGTCAAAGAAGGGGCAATCAATCAACAACAATTCGACCAAGCACAAACCACTCTAGACACAGCCATAGCCACCCTCGAAGCTAGACAAGCCGCAGTTAACGCCGAACGTCAACAATTAAGTGCAGCATTAGGGGCGTTAAAGCAAGCCAACACCACAAATTTAAATCCTGACATTCGTAACAGCCAGTTGGTTGCATTAGTTAGAAGACAACAACAAAGTTACGCCCAACTCAAATCAGCCCAAGCCAAAGTCAAATCAGCCCAAGCCAAAGTCAGAGATGCCCAAGCATCCAAACAGCAAATCCTCACTCAGATTGCAGACTCCAAAAAAGATTTAAATGTCGTCAGTCCCTTAGATGGTGTAGTTACAGCCCGTAGTGTTGAACCAGGGGCAGTAGTTTCTAGTCAGACAAATATTTTGACGATTGTTGACCCCAAAACAGTCTATTTTCGCGGATTTATTCCCGAAGGTGATATTGGCAAAGTCCGCCTGGGACAAACAGCGAAAATCTTCATTGATTCCGCACCAGACAAACCCCTCACAGGTAAAGTCATCGCCATTGATCCTCAAGCATCATTTACACCAGAAAACATTTACTTTCAAAAAGATAGAGTCAGACAAGTAGTAGGAGTTCGCGTGGCAGTAGAAAATCCTGACGGCTGCTTCAACCCCGAAAATCCCTACACAGATTCAAATTCACCCTGCGCCAAGATGGGAATGCCGGCAGATGCTGAGATTGATTTGCAGGCGACGGAAAGTTGA
- a CDS encoding TetR/AcrR family transcriptional regulator translates to MPQTSTFPIENALPAITPKQEQILQGAIRVFLQEGYAKTSMDRVSAAAGVSKQTIYSNFRDKEGLFKALMERLTLACFQSLFTGTQLHGEPVILLRQVGEIYLTKVADNPDYLALLRVMITESQNFPELAKLYTQNVVQRGRQILSQYFAAHPELGITDPEAMAQIFFGSLVSYVIVQEMLHGKELMSLSRDRLLDTLINVIMSQK, encoded by the coding sequence ATGCCACAAACCTCCACCTTCCCCATAGAAAATGCCTTACCTGCCATTACTCCCAAACAAGAACAAATATTACAAGGAGCTATCCGAGTATTTTTGCAGGAGGGTTACGCTAAAACCAGTATGGATAGGGTTAGTGCGGCGGCTGGAGTCTCAAAACAAACAATATACAGTAACTTTCGAGACAAAGAAGGACTGTTTAAAGCCTTAATGGAAAGGCTAACACTTGCGTGTTTTCAGAGCCTATTTACTGGTACACAACTACATGGTGAACCAGTAATATTACTACGTCAAGTAGGCGAGATATATTTAACTAAAGTAGCCGACAATCCAGATTATTTGGCATTGTTGCGCGTCATGATTACCGAATCACAAAACTTTCCCGAACTAGCCAAACTTTATACCCAAAACGTTGTACAGCGCGGAAGACAAATCCTCAGCCAATATTTCGCCGCCCATCCAGAACTAGGAATTACCGATCCAGAAGCAATGGCGCAAATTTTTTTCGGTTCACTAGTATCCTATGTGATTGTCCAAGAGATGCTGCATGGCAAAGAACTGATGTCTTTATCACGCGATCGCCTGTTAGACACCTTGATAAACGTTATTATGAGCCAAAAGTAG
- a CDS encoding serine/threonine-protein kinase, giving the protein MSHIGKTAVHCINPDCQRPYPQPWGSKFCTSCGEVLHLLDRYIPIAALGSGGFAQIYTVWDEVTQTEKVLKVLVEESPKALELFTQEAEVLVSLRHPGVPKVEADGNFQINLSNPKPRQLACLVMEKINGPTLAEILDNYPQGCPEQVVINWLIQALKILQELHKRQIIHRDIKPSNLMLRTPVSTALPNQGGIGWEQLVLIDFGGAKHVKMARLRQESSSTRLFSSGYSPPEQITGGNVGPEADFYALGRTMIELLTGTYPPDLEDPQTGTLQWRNRVNVNSQLADLLDEMVNENVRSRPASAAIILKRLTKITQPSSSSLSTDWQKFLTQVAHQWQVLLQGFEQAFGNFGKTIRKLILWIFKTIYQIFTACLSTIWAMLLAGLGAGVGTIFGFILAYHTSLGVNIAEFISTQLPELTQNSQSLAGAEMLLFATAGLGTAFGITVSGCFAQRRRLFVTSSMGIISYAFSWLLWRVISANGDRGEGLVAAVAIGVFLLALSIGFRSHHIVYAVIGGFGAAMGFATLLLLEFPTTALQFSNSPTLSELSLPIALFSSVGMFMSFWFSVSYYLIVPGLKFLGWR; this is encoded by the coding sequence GTGTCCCACATCGGTAAGACTGCGGTTCACTGCATAAATCCTGATTGTCAACGTCCCTATCCTCAACCTTGGGGTAGTAAATTTTGTACCAGTTGTGGCGAGGTGCTACATCTGTTAGATCGTTATATACCGATCGCAGCTTTGGGTTCTGGGGGATTTGCTCAGATTTATACAGTCTGGGATGAAGTGACACAGACCGAAAAAGTGCTGAAAGTGTTGGTAGAAGAATCACCAAAGGCACTGGAATTATTTACGCAAGAGGCGGAAGTTTTGGTGAGTTTACGCCATCCTGGTGTACCCAAAGTTGAAGCTGATGGTAATTTTCAAATTAATTTGTCTAATCCTAAACCGCGCCAGTTAGCTTGTCTGGTGATGGAAAAAATTAACGGGCCGACTTTAGCAGAGATTTTAGATAATTATCCCCAAGGTTGCCCAGAACAAGTGGTGATCAACTGGTTAATTCAAGCACTCAAAATTTTACAGGAATTGCATAAACGCCAAATCATTCACCGCGATATCAAACCTTCAAATTTAATGTTGCGGACTCCCGTATCGACAGCACTACCCAATCAAGGGGGAATCGGTTGGGAACAATTAGTGTTGATTGATTTTGGTGGAGCTAAACACGTTAAGATGGCAAGACTGCGACAAGAATCTAGTTCCACTAGATTATTTTCGTCAGGTTACAGTCCACCAGAACAAATCACTGGGGGAAATGTGGGGCCGGAGGCTGATTTTTACGCCTTGGGACGCACGATGATTGAATTGCTGACAGGGACATATCCCCCAGATTTGGAAGATCCGCAAACAGGGACTTTGCAATGGCGGAATCGAGTCAATGTTAATTCCCAGTTAGCAGATTTACTGGATGAAATGGTGAATGAGAATGTGCGATCGCGTCCTGCTAGTGCTGCTATTATTCTCAAAAGATTAACCAAAATTACTCAACCCAGTTCATCTTCACTATCAACTGATTGGCAGAAATTCCTAACTCAAGTAGCTCATCAATGGCAAGTTTTATTACAAGGATTTGAGCAAGCTTTTGGTAACTTTGGTAAAACCATTCGCAAACTAATTTTGTGGATATTTAAAACCATCTACCAAATTTTTACAGCTTGTCTATCAACAATTTGGGCAATGCTACTTGCTGGTTTGGGTGCTGGGGTGGGGACAATTTTCGGTTTTATTTTGGCTTATCATACCAGTTTAGGCGTTAACATAGCCGAATTTATCTCTACACAACTACCTGAATTAACTCAAAACTCCCAGTCTCTTGCGGGTGCAGAAATGCTGCTGTTTGCTACCGCCGGTTTAGGTACAGCTTTTGGCATCACCGTATCTGGGTGTTTTGCTCAAAGACGGCGGTTGTTTGTTACATCCTCAATGGGTATAATTAGCTATGCTTTTAGTTGGTTATTGTGGCGAGTAATTAGTGCAAACGGCGATCGCGGTGAAGGTTTAGTTGCAGCTGTAGCAATTGGCGTTTTTTTGTTAGCACTCAGCATCGGATTTCGCAGCCATCACATAGTTTATGCCGTCATCGGCGGCTTTGGTGCAGCAATGGGTTTTGCCACACTGCTACTTTTAGAATTCCCCACCACAGCATTGCAATTTTCCAACTCTCCCACACTCTCAGAACTGTCCCTACCCATAGCATTGTTCAGTTCTGTAGGTATGTTTATGAGTTTTTGGTTCAGTGTTAGTTACTACCTAATTGTCCCAGGATTAAAGTTTTTGGGCTGGCGTTAG
- a CDS encoding GH116 family glycosyl hydrolase, whose translation MTNPTSPQIPACTWHRSIGLGWDKPYTVRYASNIDDGPWHGMPLGGFGAGCIGRSSRGDFNLWHIDGGEHVFQNFPACQFSVFESDGTSSQAYALATTAPTDGTLQTWQWYPANQAGEQGSRGAGEISHTGTYHALYPRSWFVYENVLQTQLTCEQFSPVWAHNYKETSYPVAVFVWQAHNATNAPITLSIMLTWQNMTGWFTNALKSPEVKVRDDGSPVYEYQPRLGESRGNYNYLVESPQALGCFLGREGTTEPLQEGEGSWCIATQKHPQVEVFYHSRWHPVGDGDEIWQSFSQDGSLPDVIDITPAADNEQIGAAIAVRLTLQPGESLEIPFVLAWDFPVTEFAAGVNYHRRYTDFFGTNGNNAWAIATTALTHYQTWQEQIQAWQQPILDREDLPNWFKMALFNELYDLTSGGTLWSAATKHDPIGQFAVLECLDYRWYESLDVRLYGSFGLLLLFPELEKAVMRAFARAIPQGDDTPRVIGYYYTIGAESPIAVRKAIGATPHDLGAPNEHVWEKTNYTSYQDCNLWKDLGCDFVLQVYRDYLFTGANDVEFLQDCWDAVVQTLDYVKAFDLDGDGIPENSGAPDQTFDDWRLQGVSAYCGGLWMAALEAAIAISDILILNQPDAEKLLQQKSLYQTWLTQSLPIYQQKLWNGKYYRLDSESGSDVVMADQLCGQFYAYLLDLPEIVPSDRAISALRTVYDACFLKFYNGQFGAANGVLPDGSPENPNATHPLEVWTGINFGLAAFLAQMGMKDEALRLTQAVVEQIYSNGLQFRTPEAITPVGTFRASTYLRAMAIWGVYLVL comes from the coding sequence ATGACAAATCCAACCTCCCCGCAAATTCCCGCTTGCACTTGGCATCGTTCTATTGGTTTAGGCTGGGACAAACCTTATACTGTTCGCTACGCAAGTAATATTGATGATGGGCCTTGGCATGGGATGCCTTTAGGTGGCTTTGGTGCTGGTTGCATCGGACGTTCTTCGCGGGGAGATTTTAATCTATGGCACATTGACGGCGGTGAACACGTTTTTCAAAACTTCCCGGCTTGTCAATTTAGTGTATTTGAATCTGACGGCACATCTTCCCAAGCTTATGCTTTGGCAACAACAGCACCAACAGATGGGACTCTGCAAACATGGCAATGGTACCCAGCTAATCAAGCAGGGGAGCAGGGGAGCAGGGGAGCAGGGGAGATATCCCACACAGGTACATATCACGCACTGTATCCCCGTAGCTGGTTTGTGTATGAAAATGTTTTGCAAACACAGCTAACCTGTGAGCAGTTTTCCCCTGTCTGGGCGCATAATTACAAAGAAACTAGTTATCCGGTGGCGGTGTTTGTGTGGCAAGCACATAATGCCACTAATGCACCCATCACTCTTAGTATTATGCTGACTTGGCAGAATATGACTGGTTGGTTTACCAATGCCCTCAAATCTCCAGAGGTGAAGGTGCGAGATGATGGAAGTCCGGTTTATGAGTATCAGCCGCGTTTGGGTGAGAGTCGGGGTAATTATAATTATTTAGTGGAAAGTCCCCAAGCTTTGGGGTGTTTTTTAGGAAGGGAGGGGACGACAGAACCTCTACAGGAAGGTGAAGGGAGTTGGTGTATTGCCACTCAAAAACATCCGCAAGTGGAAGTGTTTTATCATAGCCGTTGGCATCCTGTTGGTGATGGGGATGAAATTTGGCAAAGCTTTAGTCAGGATGGTTCATTACCTGATGTGATAGATATTACCCCAGCCGCAGACAATGAACAAATCGGGGCAGCGATCGCAGTTCGTTTGACTCTGCAACCAGGGGAAAGTCTAGAAATTCCCTTTGTTCTGGCTTGGGATTTCCCCGTCACTGAATTTGCGGCGGGGGTGAATTATCACCGCAGATATACAGACTTTTTTGGTACTAATGGTAACAATGCTTGGGCGATCGCTACTACTGCTTTAACTCATTATCAAACTTGGCAAGAGCAAATTCAAGCTTGGCAGCAACCAATTTTAGACCGGGAAGATTTGCCCAATTGGTTTAAAATGGCTCTATTTAATGAACTATACGACCTTACCAGTGGTGGAACTCTCTGGAGTGCAGCGACAAAACACGATCCCATCGGTCAATTTGCTGTATTAGAGTGTTTAGATTACCGATGGTATGAAAGTTTAGATGTGAGATTATACGGTTCTTTTGGGTTGTTGTTACTATTCCCAGAACTGGAAAAGGCGGTAATGCGTGCATTTGCCAGGGCAATTCCCCAAGGTGATGATACACCCCGTGTTATTGGCTATTACTATACTATCGGTGCAGAAAGTCCTATTGCTGTGCGAAAAGCCATTGGTGCCACACCCCACGATTTAGGCGCGCCGAATGAACACGTTTGGGAGAAAACTAACTACACCAGTTATCAAGACTGTAATTTGTGGAAGGATTTAGGCTGTGATTTTGTCTTGCAGGTTTACCGTGATTATCTATTTACGGGTGCCAATGATGTAGAGTTTCTCCAAGATTGCTGGGATGCAGTTGTTCAGACTCTAGATTACGTCAAAGCCTTTGATTTAGATGGGGATGGCATTCCCGAAAACTCCGGCGCACCGGATCAAACCTTTGATGATTGGCGACTGCAAGGCGTGAGTGCCTATTGTGGCGGTTTATGGATGGCAGCCCTAGAAGCAGCGATCGCCATTAGCGATATTTTAATCTTAAATCAGCCCGACGCAGAAAAATTACTCCAGCAAAAATCTCTTTACCAGACTTGGCTAACCCAATCCTTACCCATCTATCAACAGAAACTCTGGAACGGCAAATATTATCGCCTAGATAGCGAAAGCGGTTCCGATGTGGTGATGGCAGATCAATTGTGTGGACAATTTTACGCCTACTTACTAGATTTACCAGAAATTGTGCCGAGCGATCGCGCCATTTCCGCCTTAAGAACTGTGTATGATGCCTGCTTCCTCAAATTCTACAACGGTCAATTTGGTGCAGCTAATGGTGTACTTCCCGACGGTTCACCAGAAAACCCCAACGCCACCCACCCCCTAGAAGTATGGACAGGAATTAACTTTGGACTAGCCGCCTTCTTAGCCCAGATGGGAATGAAAGATGAAGCCTTACGATTAACCCAAGCCGTAGTGGAGCAAATTTATAGTAATGGCTTACAATTTCGCACACCAGAAGCCATTACCCCAGTCGGAACCTTCCGCGCCAGTACCTACTTACGCGCAATGGCTATTTGGGGGGTTTATTTAGTGTTGTGA
- the hpnI gene encoding bacteriohopanetetrol glucosamine biosynthesis glycosyltransferase HpnI, translated as MTNSSFCNISINMDLISLLPDFLTESLKNLANYSAFINFGCYYLLLILCLSAICYYCYGVYAVIDFCSQPTTTASDFQPPISVLKPICGLDIDTYENFKSFCLQDYPEYEIIFCVRDGNDPCVAVVKQIIADFPNVDISLVISDRTIGTNLKVCNLANAVTQAKHPFLVLADSDISVGSDYLQQVIQPMQQESVGVVTCLYRPVVRGWVAILEAVGIATEYHTGVLVARKLEGMKFALGPTIAIRKTVLEAIGGFTAIADYLADDFQLGYLPTQIGYQVVLSEYIINHAIATESLTDLIQRQTRWNFCTRFSRPGGYLGLIFTQGTAVSLLFLLATGGSIWGLLVLLLTWGTRLILAWVMAVWCLQDPITTKFLWLVPIRDLVSFLLWCYGLVGNTIEWRGRRLKLIPGGKLEVI; from the coding sequence ATGACTAATTCTTCCTTTTGTAATATATCGATAAATATGGACTTAATTTCTTTACTACCTGATTTCCTTACAGAATCGCTAAAAAATTTGGCAAATTATAGTGCATTTATTAATTTTGGATGCTACTATTTGCTGCTGATTTTGTGCTTATCAGCTATTTGCTATTATTGCTATGGTGTTTATGCAGTCATAGATTTTTGCTCACAGCCAACGACAACAGCATCAGATTTCCAGCCACCGATTAGTGTTTTAAAACCAATTTGTGGACTGGATATTGATACTTATGAAAACTTTAAATCTTTTTGCCTACAAGATTATCCAGAATATGAAATTATTTTCTGTGTGCGTGATGGCAATGATCCATGTGTGGCTGTTGTCAAGCAAATTATTGCAGACTTCCCCAATGTTGATATTAGTCTAGTGATTAGCGATCGCACAATCGGCACAAATCTCAAAGTCTGTAATTTAGCTAATGCTGTTACCCAAGCAAAACACCCTTTTCTCGTCCTGGCTGATAGCGATATCAGCGTTGGTTCAGACTATTTACAACAAGTCATTCAACCCATGCAACAGGAATCTGTGGGTGTAGTTACTTGTTTATATCGGCCTGTAGTCAGGGGATGGGTGGCAATTTTAGAAGCTGTAGGCATTGCCACAGAATATCATACAGGGGTATTGGTGGCGCGAAAGCTAGAGGGGATGAAATTTGCTCTTGGCCCCACTATTGCTATTCGCAAGACGGTTTTAGAAGCCATTGGGGGATTTACCGCCATCGCTGATTATTTAGCGGATGATTTTCAACTGGGATATTTACCCACCCAAATCGGTTATCAAGTCGTGTTGAGTGAATATATTATCAATCATGCGATCGCTACAGAAAGCCTGACTGATTTAATTCAACGTCAGACACGCTGGAATTTCTGCACGAGGTTTTCTCGTCCTGGGGGATATTTAGGACTGATATTTACTCAAGGTACAGCCGTTAGTTTGTTGTTTTTGTTAGCAACGGGCGGATCAATATGGGGTTTGTTAGTCCTGTTATTAACCTGGGGAACGAGATTAATTCTTGCCTGGGTAATGGCTGTTTGGTGTCTCCAAGATCCCATTACCACCAAGTTTTTATGGTTAGTCCCCATCCGTGACTTAGTAAGTTTTCTCCTCTGGTGCTACGGACTGGTAGGTAACACCATCGAATGGCGAGGACGCAGACTTAAGTTAATTCCTGGGGGAAAATTGGAAGTAATTTGA
- a CDS encoding cyclic peptide export ABC transporter yields the protein MNLIAFLIRSSWQMVTIAIITGFLSGGSSAGLIALISTAASRTQSTPVTLIAWGFAGLAIVALVTSIMSQMVLIRLAQNAVLQLRMRLSRQILASELSHLEQLGNSRLLASLIEDIQAVANAVYQMPTLFINLAIVFGCVVYITWLSWIVLLMVVSLAVVAIASCQWLLNRGEKMLALAREDEDKIFQHLGTLTAGIKELKLHHQRRQVFLEDKLQSTSANFRHHNVTGLSFFAVTSSWGQLIFFFALGFVLFTLPNLLTVNQQTLSGYILTFTYLVVPMDNIIGKLPLLSKASIALQKIESLGLSLASRTEKVNTQPPAVNSHWHSLKFREVTHTYYTDKEDSSFILGPIDLTIYPQEIVFIVGGNGSGKSTLAKLITGLYIPENGKVLLDGELINEQNREWYRQYFSVVFADFYLFEELLGLDNPYLDKQAQNYLRQLQLDHKVTITNGQLSTTALSQGQRKRLALLTAYLEDRPIYLFDEWAADQDPVFKDIFYTQLLPELKSRGKTVLVISHDDRYFDLADRIIKLEYGKIAYSKQTSTR from the coding sequence ATGAATCTAATTGCCTTTTTAATACGTTCCTCATGGCAGATGGTGACGATTGCAATTATCACCGGATTTTTGAGTGGCGGTAGCAGTGCGGGACTAATTGCCCTGATCAGCACGGCTGCAAGTCGCACTCAGTCTACACCTGTCACCTTAATTGCTTGGGGATTTGCTGGGTTAGCGATAGTAGCACTCGTTACCAGTATTATGTCCCAAATGGTGTTGATTCGTTTGGCGCAAAATGCAGTTTTACAGTTAAGAATGCGTTTGAGTCGTCAGATTTTAGCATCGGAGTTAAGCCATTTAGAACAGTTAGGCAATTCTCGACTGTTAGCATCGTTGATTGAAGATATTCAAGCTGTTGCCAATGCAGTTTATCAGATGCCGACGTTATTTATTAATTTGGCGATTGTTTTTGGTTGTGTAGTGTATATCACTTGGCTATCTTGGATAGTTTTGCTGATGGTTGTGAGTTTAGCAGTAGTGGCGATCGCTAGTTGTCAATGGCTCTTAAATCGCGGTGAAAAAATGCTAGCTTTGGCGCGGGAAGATGAGGATAAAATATTTCAGCATCTAGGAACTCTAACCGCAGGAATTAAAGAATTAAAACTACACCATCAACGAAGACAAGTATTTTTAGAAGATAAATTACAGTCAACATCTGCTAATTTCCGTCATCATAATGTCACGGGATTAAGTTTTTTTGCTGTAACTTCTAGTTGGGGTCAACTTATCTTTTTCTTTGCATTAGGATTTGTTTTATTTACACTGCCAAATTTATTAACAGTCAATCAGCAAACCCTCTCCGGCTATATTTTAACCTTCACTTATTTAGTCGTGCCGATGGACAATATTATTGGCAAACTCCCCTTACTCAGCAAAGCCAGTATTGCATTACAAAAAATTGAATCTCTAGGTTTATCTTTAGCTAGCCGTACTGAAAAAGTCAATACTCAACCACCAGCAGTTAATTCCCATTGGCACAGCTTAAAATTTCGCGAAGTTACTCACACCTATTACACAGATAAAGAAGATAGTAGTTTCATCCTTGGCCCCATTGACTTGACTATTTATCCCCAAGAAATAGTTTTCATTGTTGGTGGTAATGGTAGCGGTAAATCTACCTTAGCTAAATTAATTACAGGTTTGTATATTCCTGAAAATGGCAAAGTCTTATTAGATGGTGAACTGATTAATGAACAAAACCGCGAATGGTATCGTCAATATTTTTCTGTAGTATTTGCTGACTTTTATTTATTTGAAGAACTCTTGGGGTTAGACAATCCTTATTTAGATAAACAAGCGCAAAACTATCTCCGGCAACTGCAATTAGACCACAAAGTTACAATTACTAACGGTCAACTTTCCACCACAGCCCTTTCTCAAGGACAGCGTAAACGTTTAGCTTTATTGACAGCTTATTTAGAAGATAGACCGATTTATTTATTTGATGAATGGGCAGCAGATCAAGACCCAGTATTTAAAGATATCTTTTACACTCAACTATTACCAGAATTAAAAAGTAGAGGCAAAACAGTGTTAGTCATTAGCCACGACGATCGCTATTTTGACTTAGCAGACCGCATAATTAAATTAGAATACGGCAAAATTGCCTATAGTAAGCAAACTAGCACTCGTTAG
- a CDS encoding DUF2237 family protein, whose product MPEAKNVLGTDLEVCCTSPMTGFYRDGFCSTGAYDTGMHVVCAQVTAEFLTFTKSHGNDLSTPYPEYNFPGLKPGDRWCLCASRWQEALEAGVAPPVVLTATHARALEVCNLADLKAHALVSN is encoded by the coding sequence ATGCCAGAAGCTAAAAATGTCCTTGGTACAGATTTAGAAGTTTGCTGTACCTCTCCCATGACTGGGTTTTATCGCGATGGTTTTTGTTCCACAGGTGCTTATGATACCGGAATGCACGTTGTTTGCGCCCAAGTCACAGCCGAATTTTTAACGTTTACCAAATCACACGGTAACGACCTCAGCACACCATACCCTGAGTATAACTTTCCTGGATTAAAACCTGGCGATCGCTGGTGTTTATGTGCATCCCGTTGGCAAGAAGCCCTAGAAGCCGGCGTTGCTCCCCCTGTGGTGCTGACAGCAACTCACGCTAGGGCTTTAGAGGTTTGTAATTTAGCAGATTTAAAAGCCCACGCTTTAGTTTCTAACTAA
- a CDS encoding MmgE/PrpD family protein, which translates to MKMIQGKTESNNGKQSEFSVWGKELERLAQEGVKREITKHKVAGHPIFYSLKGLPIMELSDGRCFEYHLRKDGTREIIREVNN; encoded by the coding sequence ATGAAGATGATACAAGGAAAAACTGAATCTAATAACGGTAAACAGAGTGAATTCTCTGTGTGGGGAAAAGAGCTAGAGCGACTAGCACAAGAAGGTGTGAAGAGAGAAATTACCAAACATAAAGTTGCTGGTCATCCAATTTTTTATTCTCTCAAAGGCTTACCCATTATGGAGTTATCAGATGGTCGTTGCTTTGAATATCATCTACGAAAAGACGGAACACGAGAAATCATCCGCGAAGTTAACAATTGA